In Primulina huaijiensis isolate GDHJ02 chromosome 4, ASM1229523v2, whole genome shotgun sequence, a genomic segment contains:
- the LOC140975050 gene encoding uncharacterized protein isoform X4 produces the protein MEELFHYMKTLRSQMNDVADQEAKISVEEHMHGTTIQTLQNDLDIVKNETSQVKEETVQMAKAKQLICLQISENHLKVASLEFDTSTLNQTMELMKQQKLSLSAKLVDRSGHYTKVAEDISRELKGWQEWIDAHQFDPVTKEGLVVNEKANGDGTEDFLKDVGQTEILDLNAAKANLDKLEQLRANLLVENAKLRESVDLLKSKMNCFKQELVKMDEKSLEEELRALLSDKAGEYEYVQSLQFQIRKLKEISHKVRCSCGEDFNVELDPCA, from the exons ATGGAGGAGTTATTTCACTATATGAAGACCCTCCGTTCTCAAATGAACG ATGTGGCGGATCAAGAAGCAAAGATCTCTGTTGAAGAGCATATGCACGGCACTACTATTCAAACTCTCCAAAATGATCTCGATATAG TGAAAAATGAAACAAGCCAAGTCAAAGAAGAAACTGTTCAGATGGCCAAGGCAAAGCAGCTGATCTGTTTGCAGATTTCTGAAAATCATCTGAAAGTTGCTTCTCTCGAATTTGATACGTCCACCCTCAATCAA ACAATGGAGCTTATGAAACAACAAAAATTAAGCCTGTCAGCGAAACTTGTGGATAGAAG TGGGCATTACACAAAGGTTGCCGAGGATATTAGTCGAGAATTGAAAGGATGGCAG GAATGGATTGATGCTCACCAATTCGACCCAGTGACCAAAGAAGGCTTAGTG GTAAATGAAAAGGCAAATGGAGATGGAACTGAAG ACTTTCTGAAAGATGTTGGTCAAACAGAAATTTTGGATTTAAATGCTGCTAAAGCCAACTTGGATAAGCTGGAACAATTGAGAGCAAATCTTCTTGTGGAGAATGCTAAG CTGAGGGAGTCTGTTGATCTACTGAAGTCTAAAATGAATTGTTTTAAG CAAGAACTTGTGAAAATGGATGAGAAAAGCTTGGAAGAGGAGCTTCGAGCACTCTTATCTGACAAAGCTGGAGAATACGAGTATGTGCAATCTCTGCAGTTCCAGATTAGGAAATTGAAA GAAATTTCGCACAAGGTTAGGTGCTCTTGTGGAGAGGATTTCAACGTTGAGCTGGATCCATGTGCTTGA
- the LOC140975053 gene encoding SCY1-like protein 2 A — MSLNMKTLTQALAKASAVIEKTVQTTVQEVTGLPRPIQDYVLLDQIGSAGPALAWKLYSAKSRDGHAPSVYPTVCVWVLDKKALSDARQRAGLSKAAEDAFLDVIRADATRLVRLRHPGVVHVVQALDESKNAMAMVTEPLFASAANALGNVENISAVPKDLKGMEMGLLEVKHGLLQIAETLDFLHNNARLIHRALAPESVLITSNGAWKLGGFGFTISTDQSSTDSANSQAFHYAEYDVEDSILPLQPSINYTAPELVRSKTSSVGSASDIFSFACLAYHLIARKPLFDCHNNVKMYTNSLTYLTSEAFSTIPKELVPDLLRMLSTNEALRPTALDFTGSSFFREDTRLRALRFLDHMLERDNMQKSDFLKALSDMWKDFDSRVLRYKVLPPLCAELRNLVMQPIILPMVLTIAESQDKSDFEISSLPALVPVLNTASGETLLLLVKHAELIINKASQEHLISHVLPMLVRAYDDTDARLQEEVLKKTLLLAKQLDVQMVKQVVLPRVHGLALKTTVAAVRVNALLCFSDMVRILDKKSVLDILQTIQQCTAVDHSAPTLMCTLGVANSILKQFGIEFVAEFVLPLLIPLLITQQLNVQQFAKYMLFVKDALRKIEEKRGVTLTDAGISEVRTLPEPEGHPSGQMNKTASNIPSVPKRSSSWDEDWLPARVAPMAIQSITMPSKNTQPLIQSQPVQVNSRYSMPSTSSIASAQEPQSSCPAVDVEWPPRSLSRVTTQFGDIENVKVNKGASPNSSLDTIDPFANWPPQASGSSSVLSSLNNGTTTSTANNYGLSNSAATNGLSMQSASWVSSLQSSSEIYRQNQGSSKLENVGNLSGGGPNSQNSLGFMKQNHGISVIGSSLDRAADLGSIFATNKNEKVAPRLAPPPAAAVGKVRGRGRGNEGRVGSSSQMISQEPLLDLL, encoded by the exons ATGTCCTTGAACATGAAAACCCTGACGCAGGCCTTGGCCAAGGCATCTGCCGTCATTGAGAAGACTGTCCAAACAACCGTTCAAGAAGTCACCGGTCTTCCTAGACCCATTCAGGACTACGTCCTCCTAGATCAGATCGGATCCGCCGGCCCCGCCCTCGCCTGGAAATTGTACTCCGCCAAGTCGCGTGACGGCCATGCGCCATCAGTCTACCCCACCGTCTGCGTCTGGGTTTTGGATAAGAAAGCTCTCTCCGATGCGCGCCAGCGGGCTGGCCTTTCCAAAGCCGCCGAAGATGCGTTTCTGGATGTCATACGGGCCGATGCGACCCGGCTCGTCAGGTTGAGGCATCCTGGTGTGGTGCACGTTGTCCAGGCTTTGGATGAGAGTAAAAACGCCATGGCTATGGTCACCGAACCTCTGTTTGCTTCCGCCGCCAACGCGCTGGGGAATGTGGAGAATATTTCGGCGGTGCCAAAGGATCTCAAGGGAATG GAAATGGGATTGCTGGAAGTGAAACATGGTCTGCTCCAGATTGCAGAGACGTTGGACTTCCTTCATAATAATGCACGCCTTATCCACAGGGCTTTGGCACCCGAG AGTGTCCTCATAACATCTAATGGAGCTTGGAAACTTGGGGGTTTTGGTTTCACaatttcaactgatcagtcatcCACTGATTCTGCCAACAGTCAGGCATTCCATTATGCT GAATATGATGTAGAAGATTCTATTCTTCCCCTCCAGCCATCAATAAATTACACTGCCCCTGAATTGGTTCGAAGTAAAACATCTTCAGTTGGGTCTGCATCTGATATTTTCAGCTTTGCATGCCTTGCTTACCACTTGATAGCTCGGAAGCCATTATTTGATTGTCACAACAATGTGAAGATG TATACAAATAGCTTGACTTACCTAACCAGTGAGGCATTCTCCACCATTCCAAAGGAGCTAGTTCCTGATTTATTGAGGATGCTTTCTACAAATGAAGCTTTGAGGCCAACCGCGTTGGATTTTACAG GTTCATCTTTTTTCCGGGAGGACACCAGGTTGCGAGCTCTTCGCTTCCTGGATCACATGCTT GAGAGAGACAACATGCAGAAATCTGATTTTCTAAAAGCATTATCTGACATGTGGAAAGATTTTGACTCCCGTGTACTGCGGTATAAG GTTCTCCCTCCGCTTTGTGCAGAACTTCGGAACTTGGTAATGCAGCCAATTATTCTGCCAATGGTTCTTACAATAGCAGAGTCTCAG GATAAAAGTGATTTTGAGATATCGAGCCTACCAGCTCTTGTTCCAGTCTTGAATACGGCCTCAGGTGAGACATTATTGCTTCTCGTGAAGCATGCTGAGCTTATTATCAACAAg GCTAGCCAGGAGCACCTTATTTCACATGTGTTACCCATGCTTGTTAGAGCTTATGATGATACTGATGCCCGCTTGCAAGAGGAAGTACTCAAGAAGACTCTCTTACTTGCAAAACAACTGGATGTTCAG ATGGTCAAGCAGGTTGTGTTGCCTCGTGTTCACGGCTTGGCACTTAAAACAACTGTTGCCGCG GTGAGAGTCAATGCTCTTTTATGCTTTAGCGACATGGTTCGCATACTGGATAAGAAATCTGTTTTAGATATCTTGCAAACTATCCAGCAGTGTACTGCTGTTGATCATTCTGCTCCTACACTGATGTGTACCCTCGGGGTTGCAAACTCAATTTTGAAGCAG TTTGGCATTGAATTCGTGGCTGAGTTTGTTCTTCCATTGCTCATACCTCTTCTCATTACTCAGCAACTAAATGTTCAGCAGTTCGCGAAGTATATGCTTTTTGTGAAGGATGCACTGAG gaaaattgaagaaaagagaGGAGTAACTTTGACAGATGCTGGAATCTCAGAAGTAAGAACATTGCCTGAACCTGAGGGGCATCCATCAGGACAAATGAATAAAACTGCTTCCAATATCCCATCTGTTCCAAAGCGCAGTTCATCGTGGGATGAAGATTGGTTGCCTGCTAGAGTAGCTCCAATGGCCATCCAGTCTATAACCATGCCATCAAAAAACACACAGCCTTTGATACAAAGTCAGCCTGTTCAAGTCAACTCGAGATATTCCATGCCCTCAACATCATCTATCGCCTCTGCTCAGGAACCACAATCTTCATGTCCTGCAGTTGATGTTGAGTGGCCTCCTCGATCTTTATCGCGTGTTACAACTCAATTCGGTGATATAGAAAACGTAAAGGTAAACAAAGGTGCATCACCAAATTCAAGTTTGGATACAATCGATCCTTTTGCTAACTGGCCACCACAGGCTAGTGGCTCTTCAAGTGTCTTAAGCTCTTTAAACAATGGCACCACAACATCTACAGCTAACAATTATGGTCTCAGCAATAGTGCAGCTACCAATGGTTTGAGCATGCAATCTGCTTCTTGGGTGTCCAGCTTGCAATCTTCTTCCGAGATTTATAGACAGAATCAAGGAAGTAGTAAACTGGAAAATGTAGGTAATCTTAGTGGTGGTGGCCCAAATTCACAGAATTCACTCGGGTTTATGAAACAAAATCATGGAATTTCAGTCATCGGTTCATCCTTGGATAGAGCTGCAGATTTGGGATCGATCTTTGCTACTAACAAGAATGAGAAAGTTGCACCAAGACTTGCTCCTCCTCCCGCGGCGGCTGTTGGTAAAGTTAGAGGACGTGGGAGGGGAAATGAAGGGCGGGTTGGATCATCCAGCCAAATGATATCCCAGGAGCCTCTATTGGACTTGCTTTAG
- the LOC140975050 gene encoding uncharacterized protein isoform X5 → MHGTTIQTLQNDLDIVKNETSQVKEETVQMAKAKQLICLQISENHLKVASLEFDTSTLNQTMELMKQQKLSLSAKLVDRSGHYTKVAEDISRELKGWQEWIDAHQFDPVTKEGLVVNEKANGDGTEDFLKDVGQTEILDLNAAKANLDKLEQLRANLLVENAKLRESVDLLKSKMNCFKQELVKMDEKSLEEELRALLSDKAGEYEYVQSLQFQIRKLKEISHKVRCSCGEDFNVELDPCA, encoded by the exons ATGCACGGCACTACTATTCAAACTCTCCAAAATGATCTCGATATAG TGAAAAATGAAACAAGCCAAGTCAAAGAAGAAACTGTTCAGATGGCCAAGGCAAAGCAGCTGATCTGTTTGCAGATTTCTGAAAATCATCTGAAAGTTGCTTCTCTCGAATTTGATACGTCCACCCTCAATCAA ACAATGGAGCTTATGAAACAACAAAAATTAAGCCTGTCAGCGAAACTTGTGGATAGAAG TGGGCATTACACAAAGGTTGCCGAGGATATTAGTCGAGAATTGAAAGGATGGCAG GAATGGATTGATGCTCACCAATTCGACCCAGTGACCAAAGAAGGCTTAGTG GTAAATGAAAAGGCAAATGGAGATGGAACTGAAG ACTTTCTGAAAGATGTTGGTCAAACAGAAATTTTGGATTTAAATGCTGCTAAAGCCAACTTGGATAAGCTGGAACAATTGAGAGCAAATCTTCTTGTGGAGAATGCTAAG CTGAGGGAGTCTGTTGATCTACTGAAGTCTAAAATGAATTGTTTTAAG CAAGAACTTGTGAAAATGGATGAGAAAAGCTTGGAAGAGGAGCTTCGAGCACTCTTATCTGACAAAGCTGGAGAATACGAGTATGTGCAATCTCTGCAGTTCCAGATTAGGAAATTGAAA GAAATTTCGCACAAGGTTAGGTGCTCTTGTGGAGAGGATTTCAACGTTGAGCTGGATCCATGTGCTTGA
- the LOC140975051 gene encoding eukaryotic translation initiation factor 3 subunit I-like, protein MRPILMKGHERPLTFLKYNREGDLLFSCAKDHNPTVWFADNGERLGTYRGHNGAVWSCDVSRDSTRLITGSADQTAKLWNVQTGTPFFTFNFDSPARSVDFAVGDKLAVITTDPFMGLPSAIHMKRIARDPDDQTGESILVLKGPTGRINRAVWGPLNKTVVSAGEDSVIRIWDSETGKLLEESDKEDGHKRAITSLSKSADSSHFLTGSLDKSAKLWDTRTLTLIKTYVTERPVNAVTMSPLLDHVVLGGGQDASAVTTTDHRAGKFEAKFYHKILQEEIGGVKGHFGPINALAFNPDGKSFSSGGEDGYVRLHHFDPDYFSIKI, encoded by the exons ATGAGGCCAATACTGATGAAAGGTCACGAGAGGCCTCTAACATTTCTGAAGTACAACAGGGAGGGGGATTTGCTCTTCTCGTGCGCTAAAGACCACAATCCCACTGTGTGGTTTGCCGATAATGGAGAGCGCCTCGGCACTTACCGTGGCCACAACGGGGCTGTTTGGTCCTGTGATGTATCCA GGGATTCAACCAGGCTTATCACTGGAAGTGCGGATCAGACCGCAAAGCTATGGAATGTCCAAACAGGAACTCCATTTTTCACATTCAACTTTGATTCACCCGCTAGATCTGTTGATTTTGCAGTTGGTGATAAGCTTGCAGTTATAACGACCGATCCTTTCATGGGATTGCCATCTGCTATTCACATGAAACGAATTGCAAGAGACCCTGATGATC AAACTGGCGAATCCATTCTCGTTCTCAAGGGACCCACAGGAAGAATTAACAGAGCAGTTTGGGGACCTCTGAACAAGACTGTCGTTAGTGCTGGCGAAGATTCAGTAATACGAATTTGGGATTCTGAG ACAGGGAAATTACTTGAGGAGTCTGACAAGGAGGATGGCCACAAAAGAGCTATTACATCTCTTTCAAAGTCAGCTGATAGTTCACATTTCCTGACCGGTTCTCTAGACAAATCAGCGAAG CTTTGGGATACAAGGACGCTGACACTCATCAAGACCTATGTGACTGAGCGACCAGTCAACGCAGTTACGATGTCTCCACTTCTTGACCAT GTTGTCCTTGGCGGTGGTCAGGATGCATCTGCTGTCACCACCACTGATCATCGTGCTGGAAAATTTGAGGCCAAGTTTTATCACAAG ATCCTTCAAGAGGAAATCGGAGGTGTAAAAGGTCATTTTGGACCGATAAATGCATTGGCTTTTAATCCAGATGGGAAAAG TTTCTCAAGTGGAGGTGAAGATGGATATGTGAGATTGCACCATTTTGATCCAGATTATTTTAGCATCAAAATTTAG